DNA sequence from the Nevskiales bacterium genome:
GATCTCGCGCGAATCCGGTTGTGGCCACATCAGCCAGAACTCCGTGAAGGCCGGAAATTCCTCCCCCGACATGGCGGCGGTGTCCACCGCCAGGCCACGCGCCGACAGGCCGTAGAGCTGGTTCTTGCCCAGCGCGCGGAAATAACTGGCGCCGAGGAAGACTGCAATCTCGTCCTTGTAGCTCGGGCTGTTGATCGGATAGTGCACGCGGAAGCCGGCGAAACCGAGGTCTTCGAAGCCGCCGGTGTCGAAGCGATTGGCGCCGTAATCGAAATCCTCGGCGCGGAAACGCAGTTTCTGCACGCCCTCGGCGGTGACCACGTGGATGCGTACCGGTTGGGTAAAAAAGAAACCGGGGTGGAAGAATTGGACTTCGAACGGTGTGCCGTTGCGGCGCCACAAGGCGCGCTCGGGGCGGAAGCGGATGTCGCGGTATTGGTCGTAGTTCAGCTCGCGCAGCACCTTGGGCAGTTCGTTCTTCGGCTCGCGCCAGGGTTCCGCCGCCAACGTCTGCGCACGTCGCGCCACGTCGTTGAAGCCGAAGGCCCAGGCGGGGGCGGGCAGGGCGGTGGCGAGCAACAGGCCGCCGAGGAGCAGACACCGCATTCGGTGTGAGGCAATGACGCGCATGGAACAGACAGCCGGGTTGTGACCGCGGCTATTGTATACGGCTCATCGAGCTCTGCGCGCTGGACCCGCGCCTCGCGCGCAGTCCGAATTTCTTGCGTGTTGGGGGTAGCCCCGCGCATGCGGGGCTATGCCTGCCCGGAGGGCATGACTAATGTCCGGGGATACCTTCGGCGCCGGGGCGGAAGCGATAGACCTGGTAGGGGGCGTGCCGGCGCACGCTGGCGGGCGGCAGGCCGATGACCTGGTGCAGGCTGCTGCAGGTGACGTACAGCCAGCCGCCGGGGCCGAAGGAAAAGCCGTCCGGCCAGCGCAGCATCGGATCCTTGACCAGGGTGCGCAGCCGGCGCTGCGGGTCCAGGCGCAGGATCGCGGAGTGCTCCGGATCACTGATGTAGATATTGTCCTGCGTGTCCATGGTGATGCCGTCGCTCATGGTCTTGAGCGCGAAATTCTCCACGCGCAGGCCGAGGGCCTCCGGCGCCAGGCTTTCGTCGAGCAGGTCGGCGGTGCGGATGCGGTACAGGTGGTTGTTGCTGACCGGCGCGAAGTACAGCCACTCGCCGCGCGTGTCGAGCGCGATCGAATCCACGCCCGGGCGGATCGCGACCAGGCCGAAGGCCTCCATGCGCCGGCCCTGCACGACGGGTACATACTTCTCGGCGATCACGGACGGGTGCCCCTCCAGCAGCCGGCGTGCAGTTTGCCGTTCCACGTCATAGACGATCAGCGCCGGCGTCAGCGCAAAGAAGCTGGCGTCGGCGATATAAATGAAGCGCCCGTCGGGCGACACCTGGAAATCATTCAGGTGCGAACCCAGCCCGGCGATGGTTTTCGGGAACACGTATTCATGCACCGCCTGACCGCTGGCCAGGTCGAAGGCCAGCAGGCGGCCGGGCTCGGCGCCGTGGTGGCCGTTGTCCAGCGTCCACAGGCGGTTGAAGCGGTCGATGCGCAAGCTGAGCACGCTGCGGAAATAGCGCGGGTTGCCGCTGCCGGTCTGGAAGGACAGATCCGGGTAGGGCTGCGGCCGGCGGTTGACCAACTCCGCGACCTTGATCTCGGGCCGCGCCTCGGGGTGCAGGGTGATGAACACCCGGCCGTCGGCCGACACCGCGATATTGCCGGGCGGCGTGTCGAGGTCGGCGACTTTCTCCAGTACGCTGGCCGGCAGCGCCGGCTGCTCGCTGCGGTCCGGGAAGGCCTGGCCGCCGCCGTAGCGCAGCTTCAGCGTCACGGCCAGCCCGGCGCCGGCCAGCAGGACCAGCACCAGAAACCCGGCGAGCAGCCGCTTGAAGAAACGCATCATGAACCCATCTCATAATCCCGCGCGGCCGCGACCGTGGTGCTTTTGGCCCAGGGCGCGGCGCGACGAGCGTGGTGTACTAACTGTACACGAGCGAGTCGCAACAAAGCCCTGGGCCAAAAGCGCCCGGTCCCGAAGGGTTACGGCCGAAATGCGCGGCTGCTGTGTTGCGCGGCTTGCCCAGACCCTTCCAGTATGGGCTGCGCCGCGCGCCTTGCATCCGCGCATTTCGACCCGTAACGCGGCTCACGGGGGATGATGAGATGGGTTCATGGCAGGGACTCCGGCGCGATCTCGGCGGCGGCCTCCTCCGGCACCGGCAGGGCCTGCTCGAACAGCGGGCGGAAGCGGTTGACGATCAGGCAGAACAGCTCGGCGGTGCGCTCGGTGTCATAGCGCGCCGAGTGCGCGGCCTCGTCGTCCCAGGGCAGGCCGAAGGCCTCGACCGCGCGCCGCAGCACGGTCTGGCCGCAGGCCACGCCGGCCAGGGTCACGGTGTCGAAGGTGCTGAAGGGGTGGAACGGGTTGCGCTTGAGGCCGGCGCGCTCGGCGGCGGCGTACAGGAAGCTGTGGTCGAAGCTGGCGTTGTGCCCGACCAGCACGGCGCGCGTGCAGCCGTATTCCTGCATCGCCTCGCGCACCGCCTTGAAGATGCGGCCGAGCGCGTCCTTTTCCTCCAGCGCGGGCCGCAGCGGGTGCCAGGGGTCGATGCCGTTGACCTTGAGCGCCGCCTCTTCGATCTTCGCGCCGGCGAAAGGCTTGACGTGGAAGCTGTAGGTGTCGCGGGGATGCAGGTTGCCCTCGCCATCCATGCCGAGGATCACGGCGGCGATCTCCAGCAGGGCGTCGGTCCTGGGGTTGAAGCCGCCGGTCTCCACGTCCACCACCACCGGCAGGAAGCCGCGGAAGCGGCGCGCCATGGGCGTGTGTTTTTCACCCACCCCCTTGACGGGGGAGAACTCCGTTTTTGCTCCCTCCCCCTTGACGGGGGAGGGTGGGGGTGAAACGGGCGCGCTCATCACCCCCTCCCTAACCCTCCCCCATCGAGGGGGAGGGAACCTGCCGCCATTTCAGTGTTTCACCCGCGCACATCGGCACCAGCTCCTGCCCGCCGGCAAACGGATAGCTGGCCGGTACGGTCCAGCTTTCGCGCCGCAGGGTGACGGTGCCGGTGTTGCGCGGCAGTCCGTAGAAATCCGCGCCATGAAAGCTGGCGAAGGCCTCGAGTCGCTCCAGCGCGCCGGCCTGCTCGAACACGGTGGCGTACAGCTCCAGCGCGGCATGCGCCGTGTACATGCCGGCACAGCCACAGGCCGCTTCCTTGGTGTGGCGCGCATGCGGGGCGCTGTCGGTGCCGAGGAAGAACTTGGGGTTGCCGCTGGTGGCGGCCTCCAGCACCGCCAGCCGGTGCGGTTCCTTCTTGAGCACCGGCAGGCAGTAGTGGTGCGGGCGGAGGCCGCCGTCGAACAGCGCGTTGCGGTTGTACCACAGGTGCTGCGGCGTGATGGTGGCGGCGACATTGGCGTGCGC
Encoded proteins:
- a CDS encoding L-dopachrome tautomerase-related protein — encoded protein: MMRFFKRLLAGFLVLVLLAGAGLAVTLKLRYGGGQAFPDRSEQPALPASVLEKVADLDTPPGNIAVSADGRVFITLHPEARPEIKVAELVNRRPQPYPDLSFQTGSGNPRYFRSVLSLRIDRFNRLWTLDNGHHGAEPGRLLAFDLASGQAVHEYVFPKTIAGLGSHLNDFQVSPDGRFIYIADASFFALTPALIVYDVERQTARRLLEGHPSVIAEKYVPVVQGRRMEAFGLVAIRPGVDSIALDTRGEWLYFAPVSNNHLYRIRTADLLDESLAPEALGLRVENFALKTMSDGITMDTQDNIYISDPEHSAILRLDPQRRLRTLVKDPMLRWPDGFSFGPGGWLYVTCSSLHQVIGLPPASVRRHAPYQVYRFRPGAEGIPGH
- the rnt gene encoding ribonuclease T, with protein sequence MARRFRGFLPVVVDVETGGFNPRTDALLEIAAVILGMDGEGNLHPRDTYSFHVKPFAGAKIEEAALKVNGIDPWHPLRPALEEKDALGRIFKAVREAMQEYGCTRAVLVGHNASFDHSFLYAAAERAGLKRNPFHPFSTFDTVTLAGVACGQTVLRRAVEAFGLPWDDEAAHSARYDTERTAELFCLIVNRFRPLFEQALPVPEEAAAEIAPESLP